From a single Paenibacillus sp. FSL W8-0426 genomic region:
- the serS gene encoding serine--tRNA ligase: MLDMKWILAHADEVQAAADGKKIKVSVRELLTLDEERRRLLQETEEGRRLRNAWSAEIGKLMQTGDRAQAEELRTRVKELNDKLQQNETKLADVQEEVTRLQWLVPNVVSPDTPAGASDEDNVEVRRVGEITKFDYDAKDHVELGEMHDMIDIARGVKIGGTRSYVLKAAGLLLHRAVQQLALDLLLKKGFTPMEVPLMVREEALVNTGFFPTGRDQVYELEGENKWLVGTSEVPLVSYYMDEVVDVAEPIRLAAMSTCFRSEVGSGGRDVRGLYRVHQFSKVEQVIICAPDADESERMLQEITGHAEELLQLLELPYRVVAVCIGDMSQKTYKQYDIETWMPSRGAYGETHSSSNLHDFQARRSNIRCRNAEGKLVYCHTLNNTAVASPRILIPLLENHQLEDGSIRIPAALRPYMGGLEYLKLPEAEK; the protein is encoded by the coding sequence GCAGGAAACGGAGGAAGGGCGCCGCTTGCGGAACGCCTGGTCGGCTGAGATTGGCAAGCTGATGCAGACGGGAGATCGGGCACAGGCGGAAGAGCTGCGGACACGCGTAAAGGAGCTTAACGACAAGCTCCAGCAGAATGAGACCAAGCTTGCCGACGTGCAGGAGGAGGTAACGAGACTGCAGTGGCTGGTGCCGAACGTGGTGTCGCCGGATACGCCGGCAGGAGCATCGGATGAAGATAACGTTGAAGTGCGGCGTGTCGGTGAGATTACGAAATTCGATTACGATGCGAAGGATCATGTTGAGCTGGGTGAAATGCATGACATGATCGACATTGCCCGAGGCGTAAAAATCGGCGGCACTCGCAGTTATGTATTGAAAGCAGCAGGTTTGCTTTTGCATCGGGCCGTACAACAGTTAGCCCTCGACCTATTATTGAAGAAAGGCTTCACGCCGATGGAAGTGCCGCTGATGGTGAGGGAGGAAGCGCTGGTTAACACGGGCTTCTTCCCCACAGGGCGGGATCAGGTATATGAGCTTGAGGGCGAGAACAAATGGTTGGTAGGGACTTCGGAGGTGCCGCTTGTTTCTTATTATATGGATGAAGTCGTGGATGTAGCGGAACCGATCCGATTGGCCGCCATGTCCACCTGTTTCCGCAGCGAGGTTGGATCGGGCGGCAGGGATGTGCGCGGACTGTATCGGGTGCACCAGTTTTCCAAGGTAGAACAGGTCATTATCTGTGCGCCGGATGCGGACGAATCGGAACGAATGCTGCAGGAGATCACCGGACATGCGGAGGAACTGCTGCAGCTGCTGGAGCTTCCGTATCGCGTGGTTGCCGTGTGCATCGGGGATATGTCGCAGAAAACCTATAAACAATACGACATCGAAACATGGATGCCAAGCCGCGGGGCCTATGGAGAAACGCATTCGTCGTCGAACCTGCACGACTTCCAGGCCCGGCGCTCCAACATCCGTTGTCGTAACGCAGAAGGCAAGCTGGTCTATTGCCATACCCTTAACAATACGGCAGTGGCATCGCCGCGCATATTGATCCCGCTTTTGGAGAATCACCAATTGGAGGACGGGAGCATACGCATTCCGGCAGCGCTTCGGCCCTATATGGGGGGATTGGAATACCTGAAGCTGCCGGAAGCAGAAAAATAA
- the pxpB gene encoding 5-oxoprolinase subunit PxpB, with the protein MADRSYIWTKETLSPLGESGVVIRCGDIISEEVHHRVMSVCALLESQDVMGIVDVVPSFNAVTLFFDPVKVAASAQLLERTAMLPYEAICGWLLEQLSGLSENQGAAPPSRIVTIPVCYGGELGPDLQHVASVNGLDADEVVSIHSGAEYLVHMIGFAPGFPYLGGLSERIATPRRATPRLRVEAGTVGIGGSQTGIYPVATPGGWQCIGRTPLALFAPDQSPPSLLAAGDRVRFQPITLEEYLSLKEGCP; encoded by the coding sequence ATGGCTGATCGGTCGTACATATGGACGAAGGAAACCTTATCTCCGCTTGGCGAGTCCGGCGTCGTGATTCGCTGCGGGGATATCATTTCCGAAGAAGTCCACCATCGGGTGATGTCTGTGTGTGCCTTGCTGGAGTCACAGGATGTCATGGGAATCGTTGACGTTGTTCCGTCTTTTAATGCAGTTACCTTGTTCTTTGATCCCGTAAAGGTTGCGGCGTCAGCGCAGCTGTTGGAGAGGACGGCGATGCTGCCCTATGAGGCCATCTGCGGCTGGTTGTTGGAGCAGTTATCGGGCTTATCGGAGAATCAAGGCGCGGCGCCGCCGTCTCGAATCGTGACGATTCCCGTCTGTTATGGCGGGGAGCTGGGTCCTGATTTGCAGCACGTCGCGAGCGTGAACGGGCTTGATGCCGATGAGGTTGTTTCGATCCATTCGGGGGCGGAATATTTGGTGCACATGATCGGTTTTGCACCGGGTTTCCCATACCTGGGCGGCTTGTCCGAGCGGATCGCCACACCGAGACGGGCGACGCCAAGACTTCGCGTCGAGGCCGGGACGGTGGGCATCGGCGGCAGTCAAACGGGAATCTATCCCGTGGCCACGCCCGGCGGATGGCAGTGTATTGGCAGGACGCCGCTTGCCTTGTTTGCGCCTGATCAATCCCCGCCCAGCTTGCTTGCAGCAGGGGACAGGGTCCGTTTTCAACCGATTACGCTTGAGGAATACCTTTCTCTGAAGGAGGGCTGTCCATGA
- a CDS encoding DUF952 domain-containing protein yields MIYSIISRAAWEEVSKAEVYAPESLQKEGFIHCSTKEQIPWVASQYYAGRTDLVLLGIDEKALKPELVYEDLYDLNELFPHIYGELNLDAVQKVIPFGPNEDGTFAFPVSE; encoded by the coding sequence ATGATATACAGCATTATTTCCCGCGCAGCGTGGGAAGAGGTGTCGAAAGCAGAAGTGTACGCACCGGAAAGCTTGCAAAAAGAGGGATTTATCCATTGCTCCACCAAAGAACAGATTCCGTGGGTGGCATCGCAGTATTATGCCGGGCGTACCGATCTGGTGCTGCTGGGCATTGACGAAAAAGCATTGAAGCCGGAATTGGTTTATGAGGACCTATACGACTTGAATGAACTGTTCCCGCATATATACGGGGAGCTGAACCTGGATGCCGTGCAGAAAGTGATTCCGTTCGGTCCGAACGAAGACGGGACGTTTGCATTTCCTGTATCGGAATAA
- a CDS encoding DUF2809 domain-containing protein: MPAFLREHAGDALWAAMIYFGIRLIFTSWSKGWSAFAGLLFSWFIECSQLIQVPWLNEIRSTTLGALVLGRGFLVMDLMRYAVGILGVWFVDRYVLKAETER; the protein is encoded by the coding sequence TTGCCCGCATTTCTGCGAGAACATGCCGGGGATGCCTTATGGGCAGCTATGATTTATTTTGGAATCCGCCTAATATTCACGTCGTGGAGCAAGGGATGGTCAGCCTTTGCCGGATTGCTGTTCAGTTGGTTCATCGAATGCTCGCAGCTCATCCAGGTCCCGTGGTTGAACGAAATTCGTTCGACGACGCTAGGGGCACTTGTGTTGGGCCGGGGTTTTTTGGTCATGGATCTCATGCGTTACGCCGTGGGGATATTGGGAGTTTGGTTTGTAGATCGATATGTGTTAAAGGCCGAAACCGAGCGTTGA
- a CDS encoding DUF1572 family protein — translation MFLETAEKQFLYYKQLGEKAMAQLETEQLFQSWHEDTNSIGVIVKHLWGNMLSRWTDVLNSDGEKPWRERDAEFVNDISTREELMDKWEEGWQCLLSALRAFTAEDLERIIYIRNEGHTVMEAIIRQLAHYPYHVGQIVYAAKMIKETPWDSLSIPRNASADYNGGKFAKPKTRRHFTEDEL, via the coding sequence ATGTTTCTGGAGACGGCGGAAAAACAGTTTTTGTATTATAAACAGCTCGGCGAAAAAGCGATGGCCCAATTGGAGACAGAACAGCTCTTTCAGTCGTGGCATGAGGATACGAACAGCATCGGAGTCATTGTGAAGCATCTATGGGGAAACATGCTGTCCCGCTGGACAGACGTGCTGAATTCCGATGGCGAAAAGCCATGGCGCGAGCGCGACGCCGAGTTCGTCAACGACATATCCACGCGCGAAGAGCTGATGGACAAATGGGAGGAAGGGTGGCAGTGCCTTTTGTCCGCGCTTCGTGCCTTTACGGCCGAGGATTTGGAACGCATCATATATATTCGCAATGAAGGTCATACCGTCATGGAGGCCATTATCCGTCAACTCGCGCATTATCCCTATCATGTCGGGCAAATAGTCTATGCTGCCAAAATGATCAAGGAGACGCCTTGGGACAGCCTGTCCATCCCTAGAAACGCTTCTGCCGATTATAATGGCGGCAAATTCGCCAAACCAAAGACGCGACGGCATTTCACCGAGGATGAGCTATAG
- a CDS encoding Ig-like domain-containing protein, producing the protein MKGLRAGFKATLALIVACVALIPSLAMAAAGDITSIKIVSNTDKMSVSETASLKVMAVVEGFDNEQDVTAGVTWSSSNAKVATVTKGKIKAVGAGEATIVAQVDNEKAQFAVQVQEKIKKIKASPSSYNFVKGKESALPKVTIVRTSGKEEDVTSQIVWTVSKPSAVVENGKIKGVEPGRVLLQGKYGSTTVKVPVAITDIIAKVEVTPSAIQMNIKKSKALKVIGTYENGKTVNLSKQVTWTSSNPTVATVKNGTVKTLTEGKATLTGVYQNQTVKTEVTVVPLLKKLISSTKKLVLSPQGTATVSVMAQYDTGKTALVTSDAVWSSNKPSVVTVSNGKIQAVGKGKASVVVKWNNKKLTIPVTVK; encoded by the coding sequence ATGAAAGGTTTAAGAGCAGGATTCAAGGCAACCCTAGCCTTGATCGTGGCGTGCGTTGCGCTGATTCCATCGCTGGCCATGGCGGCCGCAGGAGATATCACATCCATTAAAATTGTAAGTAATACGGATAAAATGAGCGTTTCCGAAACGGCCTCGTTGAAAGTGATGGCGGTGGTGGAAGGATTCGATAACGAGCAGGACGTCACGGCTGGCGTGACATGGTCGTCGAGCAATGCCAAAGTCGCTACCGTAACGAAAGGCAAGATCAAAGCCGTAGGTGCGGGAGAAGCGACCATCGTCGCCCAGGTGGATAACGAGAAAGCGCAGTTTGCCGTGCAGGTACAGGAGAAAATCAAAAAGATCAAGGCATCGCCGAGCTCTTATAATTTTGTCAAAGGCAAGGAGAGCGCATTGCCCAAAGTAACGATCGTGCGAACGAGCGGTAAAGAAGAGGACGTCACTTCCCAAATCGTCTGGACAGTTTCCAAGCCATCCGCCGTCGTGGAAAATGGGAAAATCAAAGGGGTGGAACCGGGACGCGTGCTGCTGCAAGGAAAATACGGCTCAACCACGGTCAAAGTCCCTGTAGCGATTACCGATATCATCGCCAAGGTGGAGGTTACGCCATCGGCCATCCAGATGAACATCAAGAAGTCCAAAGCTCTTAAGGTCATCGGTACCTATGAGAACGGCAAAACGGTGAACTTGTCGAAGCAAGTGACCTGGACATCGTCTAATCCCACTGTGGCCACGGTCAAAAATGGCACGGTCAAAACGCTGACAGAAGGCAAGGCCACATTGACGGGTGTGTACCAGAATCAGACCGTCAAAACGGAAGTGACCGTGGTGCCTCTGCTCAAAAAGCTGATCAGCAGCACCAAAAAGCTGGTCTTGTCTCCTCAGGGCACAGCAACGGTGAGCGTTATGGCCCAGTATGACACAGGAAAGACCGCCTTGGTAACGAGTGACGCGGTATGGAGCAGCAATAAGCCAAGCGTGGTCACGGTTTCGAATGGCAAAATCCAGGCCGTTGGCAAAGGCAAGGCTTCCGTGGTCGTCAAATGGAACAACAAAAAACTTACGATTCCGGTGACGGTAAAATAG
- a CDS encoding GNAT family N-acetyltransferase yields MNVDKLFSESPEFETERLRLRRLTLEDVPEYFAFASDPLVSQHSLWNCHETIDDSVGYIRRVLDQYEQQTVYIWAFIWKDTGELIGRGGVFDMNESMQSAELGYAISSRYWNMGVASEAMQPVVNYCFRELGCNRLAGRCNAGNIGSARVMEKLGMSYEGLLRKQLKIKGVFTDQKLYARIRDDL; encoded by the coding sequence ATGAATGTCGACAAATTATTTTCCGAATCGCCCGAATTCGAGACAGAACGTTTGCGGTTGAGACGTCTGACCTTGGAGGATGTGCCTGAATATTTTGCGTTTGCCTCCGATCCGCTCGTCAGCCAGCACAGCCTCTGGAACTGTCATGAGACCATAGATGATTCGGTCGGATATATTCGGCGGGTACTGGATCAATATGAACAGCAGACTGTGTACATTTGGGCCTTCATTTGGAAGGACACCGGGGAACTGATTGGGCGCGGGGGCGTATTCGACATGAACGAATCGATGCAGAGCGCCGAATTGGGATACGCGATATCGAGCAGGTACTGGAATATGGGCGTGGCCTCCGAAGCGATGCAGCCTGTTGTGAACTATTGCTTTCGCGAGCTGGGTTGCAACAGATTGGCAGGCAGGTGCAATGCGGGCAATATCGGTTCGGCCCGGGTGATGGAGAAACTCGGCATGTCGTATGAAGGTTTACTGCGCAAACAGTTGAAGATTAAAGGCGTGTTCACCGATCAGAAATTGTACGCACGCATCCGGGATGATCTATAA
- a CDS encoding histidine phosphatase family protein yields MTHFALIRHGSTAWNKEKRSQGQTDNLLDDEGREQAKLLAERLSGEHWDAIYASDLKRASETARIIAERLGIQEIHLDARLREMGGGQVEGTTEEERVAKWGADWSTLDLGKEAPEAGTARGSEVLEEISREHPDGKVLVVSHGAILRNTLRGLVPDLDVSAKLSNTSITRIMTGQRGWQCELYNCSAHLVPSKDE; encoded by the coding sequence ATGACACATTTTGCATTGATTCGCCACGGAAGCACGGCATGGAACAAGGAGAAACGTTCTCAGGGCCAGACGGACAACCTGCTTGACGATGAAGGAAGAGAGCAGGCGAAATTGCTCGCCGAGCGGCTTAGCGGAGAACATTGGGATGCCATCTATGCCAGCGACCTGAAGCGCGCCAGTGAGACGGCCCGAATCATTGCGGAGCGTCTGGGCATTCAGGAGATTCATTTGGACGCGCGGCTGCGCGAAATGGGCGGCGGACAGGTGGAAGGCACGACGGAGGAAGAGCGCGTTGCAAAGTGGGGAGCGGATTGGAGCACCCTGGATTTGGGCAAAGAAGCACCCGAGGCCGGGACGGCAAGAGGCTCCGAAGTGTTGGAGGAAATATCGCGCGAGCATCCGGACGGGAAGGTATTGGTCGTTAGCCATGGAGCGATTTTACGCAATACGCTGCGCGGTCTCGTGCCCGATCTGGATGTAAGCGCCAAACTGTCCAACACTTCGATTACCCGAATCATGACGGGGCAAAGAGGTTGGCAATGCGAGCTGTACAATTGCAGCGCGCACCTGGTCCCGTCCAAGGACGAATAA